A genomic segment from Triticum dicoccoides isolate Atlit2015 ecotype Zavitan chromosome 1A, WEW_v2.0, whole genome shotgun sequence encodes:
- the LOC119361764 gene encoding bidirectional sugar transporter SWEET14-like has translation MGGLSVQHPWAFTFGLLGNVISFMTYLAPLPTFYRIYKNKSTQGFQSVPYVVALFSAMLWIYYALLKSDEYLLITINSAGCVIETIYIVLYLAYAHKQARIFTAKILLLLNVGVFGLILLLTLLLTAGERRIVMLGWVCVGFSVSVFVAPLSVIRLVVRTRSVEFMPFSLSLSLTASAVVWFLYGLLIKDKYVALPNILGFAFGVIQMGLYALYRNATPRPAPKEVDAPVSDDGAVKATEHVVNISKLGPAAAAVELPTVKEGAAKKSGVASASDDSKGTLEKLDKAIHVEQV, from the exons ATGGGTGGCCTCTCTGTTCAGCACCCGTGGGCCTTTACCTTCGGCCTCCTAG GCAACGTCATCTCCTTCATGACCTACCTGGCCCCACT GCCGACGTTCTACAGGATCTACAAGAACAAGTCGACGCAGGGCTTCCAGTCCGTCCCTTACGTGGTGGCGCTCTTCAGCGCCATGCTGTGGATCTACTACGCGCTGCTCAAGTCCGACGAGTACCTCCTCATCACCATCAATTCAGCCGGCTGCGTCATCGAGACCATCTACATCGTCCTCTACCTCGCCTACGCGCACAAGCAGGCCAGGATCTTCACCGccaagatcctcctcctcctcaacgtcGGCGTCTTCGGCCTCATCCTCCTACTCACCCTGCTTCTCACGGCGGGTGAGAGGCGCATCGTCATGCTCGGGTGGGTCTGCGTCGGCTTCTCGGTCAGCGTCTTCGTCGCGCCCCTCAGCGTCATC CGTCTTGTGGTGCGCACCCGAAGCGTGGAGTTCAtgcccttctccctctccctctccctcaccgcCAGCGCAGTCGTCTGGTTCCTTTACGGCCTCCTCATCAAGGACAAATACGTCGCC CTGCCCAACATTCTTGGGTTCGCCTTCGGGGTTATCCAGATGGGGCTCTACGCCCTCTACCGCAACGCTACGCCCAGGCCGGCGCCCAAGGAGGTGGATGCCCCCGTGTCCGACGATGGTGCCGTCAAGGCGACCGAGCACGTCGTCAACATCTCTAAGCTCGGCCCGGCGGCGGCCGCCGTTGAGCTGCCCACGGTgaaggagggggcggccaagaagaGCGGCGTGGCCTCCGCCAGCGACGACTCCAAGGGGACACTCGAGAAGCTTGACAAGGCAATCCATGTCGAGCAAGTCTAG